A stretch of the Corylus avellana chromosome ca6, CavTom2PMs-1.0 genome encodes the following:
- the LOC132185965 gene encoding B3 domain-containing protein At2g31720-like, whose translation MPSLPMPVPNHRKKRRVTLEDLRCDSTDVNGSFKRLLDEVKAVAKNEEEALSLTTERVLMDLIDFSVRKAHERRKSLDFDIALHATDTNSTHVIDTPKTKPDCPKEGEGKKKEPTTPLLISWARKKIRVQRNNPRIVTQHSGSGPPAGDMPTELKKKVVVELQGSDVKMVIKKVLTKTDLDPSCNRFLISRKKMSVEFLTEEEKENIVQKKEDGLHFQGMKVSLIEPSLKESSIWLKKWNVGKSMSYVLSSPWISVATTNGLDVGDDITLWSFRVDGRLNFALSLS comes from the exons ATGCCATCGCTTCCGATGCCTGTCCCAAACCACAG AAAGAAAAGGAGGGTGACTCTTGAAGATTTGCGCTGCGATTCTACTGACGTAAATGGGTCGTTCAAAAGGCTCTTGGATGAGGTCAAAGCTGTGGCTAAGAATGAAGAAGAGGCGCTGTCGTTGACGACAGAGAGAGTTTTGATGGACCTGATTGATTTCAGTGTGCGAAAGGCGCATGAGCGAAGGAAAAGCTTGGATTTCGATATCGCTCTTCATGCAACCGACACAAACAGTACCCATGTTATCGACACGCCCAAGACGAAACCCGACTGCCCAAAGGAAGgagaagggaaaaagaaagagccaACGACACCATTACTAATTTCTTGGGCTAGGAAAAAAATTCGAGTGCAAAGGAACAACCCGAGAATAGTAACACAGCACTCGGGTTCAGGCCCACCAGCAGGCGACATGCCAACAGAGTTGAAGAAGAAAGTAGTAGTGGAGTTGCAGGGAAGTGATGTGAAGATGGTGATCAAAAAGGTGTTAACCAAAACAGATTTGGACCCTAGTTGTAATCGGTTTTTAATATCCAGGAAGAAAATGAGTGTCGAGTTTCTTActgaagaggaaaaagaaaacatcgtacaaaagaaagaagatggacTACATTTTCAAGGCATGAAAGTGTCATTGATAGAACCGAGCCTTAAAGAGTCAAGCATATGGTTGAAGAAGTGGAATGTTGGTAAAAGTATGTCATATGTGTTGAGCTCCCCATGGATTTCTGTTGCCACGACAAACGGACTCGATGTCGGCGATGATATAACACTCTGGTCCTTCAGAGTCGATGGAAGACTCAACTTCGCTCTCAGCCTCtcatag